A portion of the Micromonospora tarapacensis genome contains these proteins:
- a CDS encoding DUF397 domain-containing protein: protein MDMTSARWRKSTYSGSNGGSCVEVADNLTGVVLVRDTKDRDGGTLTFTPTSWASFVGLAKESAPRG from the coding sequence ATGGACATGACAAGTGCCAGGTGGCGCAAGTCGACCTACTCGGGCAGCAACGGTGGGTCGTGTGTGGAGGTGGCGGACAACCTGACCGGCGTCGTCCTCGTGCGTGACACGAAGGACCGCGACGGCGGGACGTTGACCTTCACGCCGACCTCCTGGGCAAGCTTCGTCGGGCTGGCGAAGGAAAGCGCCCCACGCGGCTGA
- a CDS encoding amino-acid N-acetyltransferase encodes MPGEVVLRRARTADVRAIRRLVDTYTDDRRLLSKATVTLYEDVQEFRVASRVSDGMVVGCGALHVMWEDLAEIRTVAVDPSCRGQRIGQRIVAELIGAARELGVARIFVLTFETRFFASFGFTEIDGAPVPHPVYEQLLRSYDEGVAEFLDLERVKPNTLGNTRMLLRL; translated from the coding sequence GTGCCCGGTGAGGTGGTGCTCCGGCGGGCCCGGACCGCCGACGTCCGGGCGATCCGGCGGCTGGTCGACACCTACACGGACGATCGCCGGCTGCTCAGCAAGGCGACCGTGACGCTCTACGAGGACGTGCAGGAGTTCCGGGTCGCCAGCCGGGTCTCCGACGGCATGGTGGTGGGCTGCGGCGCGCTGCACGTGATGTGGGAGGACCTGGCCGAGATCCGCACGGTGGCGGTCGACCCGAGCTGCCGGGGGCAGCGGATCGGGCAGCGGATCGTCGCCGAGCTGATCGGGGCGGCGCGGGAGTTGGGGGTGGCCCGCATCTTCGTGCTGACCTTCGAGACCCGGTTCTTCGCCTCGTTCGGCTTCACCGAGATCGACGGCGCTCCGGTGCCGCACCCGGTGTACGAGCAACTGCTGCGCTCGTACGACGAGGGTGTCGCCGAGTTTCTCGACCTGGAGCGGGTCAAGCCGAACACCCTGGGCAACACCCGGATGTTGCTGCGCCTCTGA
- a CDS encoding DUF501 domain-containing protein: MTVVPPREPAAASVPPPAREPATPADLAAVAAQIGRPPRGTQAVAHRCPCGLPDVVETTPRLADGTPFPTLFYLTCPRATAACSRLESAGLMREMAERLVTDPELAARYRAAHEDYLTRREAIAEVPEIAGISAGGMPGRVKCLHVQLGHALGAGPGVNPFGDETLDLVEPWWTTGRCVDAPEVG; the protein is encoded by the coding sequence GTGACTGTCGTACCACCGCGGGAGCCGGCGGCGGCCTCCGTACCCCCACCGGCGCGGGAGCCGGCCACCCCGGCCGACCTGGCGGCGGTGGCCGCGCAGATCGGACGCCCGCCCCGCGGCACCCAGGCGGTCGCGCACCGCTGCCCCTGCGGCCTGCCCGACGTGGTGGAGACGACCCCCCGGCTGGCCGACGGCACCCCGTTCCCGACGCTGTTCTATCTGACCTGTCCCCGGGCGACCGCCGCGTGCAGCCGGCTGGAGTCGGCGGGACTGATGAGGGAGATGGCCGAGCGGCTGGTCACCGACCCGGAGCTGGCCGCCCGGTACCGCGCGGCGCACGAGGACTACCTGACCCGCCGGGAGGCGATCGCCGAGGTGCCCGAGATCGCCGGCATCTCGGCCGGCGGGATGCCCGGCCGGGTGAAGTGCCTGCACGTCCAGCTCGGGCACGCGCTCGGCGCGGGGCCGGGCGTGAACCCGTTCGGCGACGAGACGCTGGACCTGGTCGAGCCCTGGTGGACGACGGGTCGCTGTGTCGACGCGCCGGAGGTCGGGTGA
- the eno gene encoding phosphopyruvate hydratase: protein MATIEVIEAREILDSRGNPTVEVEVGLDDGTISRAAVPSGASTGAFEAIELRDGDKGRYLGKGVEKAVANIEDRIVDQLIGYEASEQRAIDQKMLDIDGTDNKAELGANAILGVSLAVAKAAAGSADLSLFRYLGGPNAHLLPVPMMNILNGGAHADSNVDIQEFMIAPIGAPSFREALRSGAEVYHALKSVLKKKDLSTGLGDEGGFAPNLPTNAAALDLIAEAVEKAGYRLGTDIVFALDVAATEFFADGGYTFEGVAKSAAEMSEYYRKLADAYPIVSIEDPLAEDDWTGWQTLTAAVGDRVQIVGDDLFVTNPQRIARGIAENAANAVLVKVNQIGSLTETLDAVDLAHRAGFRCMMSHRSGETEDTTIADLAVATGCGQIKTGAPARSDRVAKYNQLLRIEEELADAARYAGAGAFPRYRSA, encoded by the coding sequence GTGGCAACCATCGAGGTAATCGAGGCTCGGGAGATCCTGGACTCGCGGGGCAACCCGACGGTCGAGGTCGAGGTCGGGCTCGACGACGGGACGATTTCCCGGGCGGCGGTACCCTCCGGCGCCTCGACCGGCGCCTTCGAGGCGATCGAGCTGCGCGACGGTGACAAGGGCCGCTACCTGGGCAAGGGAGTGGAGAAGGCGGTCGCCAACATCGAGGACCGGATCGTCGACCAGCTGATCGGGTACGAGGCGAGCGAGCAGCGGGCGATCGACCAGAAGATGCTCGACATCGACGGCACCGACAACAAGGCCGAGTTGGGCGCCAACGCCATCCTCGGCGTCTCCCTGGCGGTGGCGAAGGCTGCGGCCGGCAGCGCCGACCTGAGCCTCTTCCGCTACCTGGGCGGGCCGAACGCGCACCTGCTGCCGGTGCCGATGATGAACATCCTCAACGGCGGCGCGCACGCCGACAGCAACGTCGACATACAGGAATTCATGATCGCGCCGATCGGCGCGCCGAGCTTCCGCGAGGCGCTGCGGTCCGGTGCCGAGGTCTACCACGCGCTGAAGTCGGTGCTGAAGAAGAAGGACCTGTCGACCGGGCTCGGCGACGAGGGCGGCTTCGCACCGAACCTGCCGACCAACGCCGCCGCCCTGGATCTGATCGCCGAGGCGGTGGAGAAGGCCGGCTACCGGCTGGGCACGGACATCGTCTTCGCCCTCGACGTGGCCGCCACCGAGTTCTTCGCCGACGGCGGCTACACCTTCGAGGGGGTGGCCAAGAGCGCCGCCGAGATGAGCGAGTACTACAGAAAGCTCGCCGACGCGTACCCGATCGTCTCCATCGAGGACCCGCTGGCCGAGGACGACTGGACCGGCTGGCAGACGCTCACCGCGGCGGTCGGCGACCGGGTCCAGATCGTCGGCGACGACCTGTTCGTCACCAACCCGCAGCGCATCGCCCGGGGCATCGCCGAGAACGCGGCGAACGCGGTGCTGGTGAAGGTCAACCAGATCGGTTCGCTGACCGAGACGCTGGACGCGGTCGACCTGGCCCACCGGGCCGGCTTCAGGTGCATGATGAGCCACCGCTCCGGCGAGACCGAGGACACCACCATCGCCGACCTGGCGGTGGCCACCGGTTGCGGCCAGATCAAGACGGGTGCTCCGGCCCGGTCGGACCGGGTGGCGAAGTACAACCAGCTCCTGCGCATCGAGGAGGAACTGGCCGACGCGGCGCGGTACGCCGGGGCGGGCGCCTTCCCGCGTTACCGTTCCGCCTGA
- a CDS encoding nucleoside triphosphate pyrophosphohydrolase produces MPRIVLLVTSPRLPAGLLTAAAWDVVRAAPVLAGTESELVTALRSMDAQVRVLDGPAVPALLDAAAAHDTVVWLAGPAGDESLARELGLRLAREPGLAELELMYGSWDPPGARLLDAVAVLDRLLSPGGDPWKRAQTHRSLAGFLLEECYEAYDAIAAGDTDALREELGDVLLQVVLHARLAEELPEGERWDVDDVAGGLVDKMVRRNPHVFAGAEAGTLEEITASWERIKQAEKARGSALDGIAVSQPALALAAKVLERADRAGITVPLPLPDAQPDAEAALGASLLAAVAQAREANLDPEAALRRTTLTHAQTIRATEPPPAAAR; encoded by the coding sequence GTGCCCCGGATCGTCCTGCTGGTCACCTCGCCGCGGTTGCCGGCCGGGTTGCTGACCGCGGCCGCCTGGGATGTCGTACGCGCCGCGCCGGTGCTGGCCGGGACGGAGAGTGAGCTGGTCACGGCGCTACGCTCGATGGATGCCCAGGTGCGGGTGCTCGACGGCCCGGCGGTGCCCGCGCTGCTGGACGCGGCGGCGGCCCACGACACCGTGGTCTGGCTGGCCGGCCCGGCCGGCGACGAGTCGCTGGCCCGGGAGCTGGGTCTGCGGCTGGCCCGCGAGCCGGGGCTCGCCGAGCTGGAGCTGATGTACGGCTCGTGGGATCCGCCGGGGGCCCGGTTGCTGGACGCCGTGGCGGTGCTGGACCGGCTGCTATCGCCGGGCGGTGACCCCTGGAAGCGGGCGCAGACCCATCGGAGCCTGGCGGGGTTCCTGCTGGAGGAGTGCTACGAGGCGTACGACGCGATCGCCGCCGGTGACACCGACGCGCTGCGCGAGGAGTTGGGTGACGTGCTGCTCCAGGTGGTGCTGCACGCCCGGCTGGCCGAGGAACTGCCCGAGGGCGAACGGTGGGACGTCGACGACGTGGCCGGTGGGCTGGTCGACAAGATGGTCCGGCGCAACCCGCACGTCTTCGCCGGTGCCGAGGCGGGCACGCTGGAGGAGATCACCGCCAGCTGGGAGCGGATCAAGCAGGCCGAGAAGGCGCGCGGCTCGGCGCTCGACGGCATCGCGGTGAGCCAGCCCGCGCTCGCCCTGGCCGCGAAGGTCCTGGAACGGGCCGACCGGGCCGGCATCACGGTGCCGCTGCCGCTGCCGGACGCACAGCCGGACGCCGAGGCCGCCCTTGGCGCCAGCCTGCTCGCCGCGGTCGCCCAGGCCCGCGAAGCGAATCTCGACCCGGAAGCGGCCCTGCGACGCACCACTCTCACCCACGCACAGACCATCCGCGCCACCGAACCCCCACCCGCCGCAGCCCGTTGA
- the mfd gene encoding transcription-repair coupling factor has protein sequence MPALTGLFAAALADPGLARVRDLARSGAAQVDGLDLTAPAALRPFAVAAVAGRPADGGAGRPVLAVTATSREAEDLATALGGLLPPEQVAIFPSWETLPHERLSPRSDTVGRRLAVLRRLAHPDATDVHGRTGPLRVVVAPVRSVLQPQLKGLGDLEPVRLAAGDEADLEQVVRRLTDMAYARVDLVTKRGEFAVRGGILDVFPPTDEHPSRVEFWGDEVEEIRTFAVADQRTIEKAAHLWAPPCRELLLSPAVRERAATLAQRHPELAEILDKLAGGVPVEGMESLAPALIGVDSMELLLDCMPAGTHVLLCDPERIRTRAHDLVRTSDEFLQASWAAAAVGGQAPIDLGAAAFRTLADVRASAATLRQPWWTLSPFGLAEQATAPARQPWEDEPEAVDVTPDDAIAVALAAQPAPLYHGETARVVDDLVRWAGEGWSIALVFEGHGPAQRAVEVLRDGGLGARLTEEVPAAPAPGELLVTCGSLTGGFVDEAARFVLLTGSDVTGGRGASTRDMRRMPSRRRNTIDPLELRAGDHVVHEQHGIGRYVELVQRTVNGASREYLVIEYAASKRGQPGDRLFVPTDQLDQLSRYVGGEQPVLHKMGGSDWQKSKARARKAVREIAAQLIQLYAARKASKGHTFGPDTPWQRELEDAFPWQETPDQLAAIDEVKRDMEQSVPMDRLICGDVGYGKTEIAVRAAFKAVQDGRQVAVLVPTTLLVQQHYNTFAERMSQFPVAIRQLSRFQTPKEAEQTLAMAADGTADIVIGTHRLLQAATRFKSLGLVIVDEEQRFGVEHKEHLKAMRAAVDVLSMSATPIPRTLEMAITGIREMSTIATPPEERHPVLTAVGAQDDRQVAAAIHRELLRDGQVFYLHNRVESIERTARRLRELVPEARVAVAHGQMGEDALEKVMVGFWEKEYDVLVCTTIVESGIDIPNANTLIVERADLLGLAQLHQIRGRVGRGRERAYAYFLYPPDKPLTEHAHERLATIAQHTELGAGMYVAMKDLEIRGAGNLLGGEQSGHIEGVGFDLYVRMVGEAVQSFKGERPEEESDVKIDLPVDAHLPHDYVSVERLRLEMYRKLAEARDDERLREVAAEMTDRYGEPPAPVQNLLAVARFRLLARRYGLTDVSMQGRHLRFGPLPLPDSKQLRLKRYHPDSVYKVALDQVSVPRPTTRRLGGEPLRDQALLEWCAQLLSDVLGAPAGVTTA, from the coding sequence ATGCCTGCGCTCACCGGACTCTTCGCCGCCGCCCTGGCCGACCCGGGTCTCGCCCGGGTCCGTGATCTGGCGCGCTCCGGTGCGGCCCAGGTCGACGGCCTTGACCTGACCGCTCCGGCGGCCCTGCGCCCGTTCGCCGTCGCCGCCGTCGCGGGGCGGCCCGCCGACGGCGGCGCGGGTCGACCGGTGCTCGCGGTGACCGCCACCAGCCGCGAGGCCGAGGATCTCGCCACCGCGCTGGGCGGCCTGCTGCCGCCCGAGCAGGTGGCGATCTTTCCCAGTTGGGAGACGTTGCCGCACGAGCGGCTCTCACCCCGCTCCGACACCGTCGGCCGTCGGCTGGCCGTGCTGCGCCGGCTCGCCCACCCCGACGCGACCGATGTGCACGGGCGCACCGGGCCGCTGCGGGTGGTGGTCGCGCCGGTTCGCTCGGTGTTGCAACCGCAGCTCAAGGGGCTCGGCGACCTCGAACCGGTACGGCTCGCCGCCGGCGACGAGGCCGATCTGGAGCAGGTGGTGCGCCGGCTGACCGACATGGCGTACGCGCGGGTCGACCTGGTCACCAAGCGGGGTGAGTTCGCGGTGCGCGGCGGCATCCTCGACGTCTTTCCGCCCACCGACGAGCACCCGTCCCGGGTCGAGTTCTGGGGCGACGAGGTGGAGGAGATCCGCACCTTCGCCGTCGCCGACCAGCGCACCATCGAAAAGGCCGCTCACCTGTGGGCACCACCGTGCCGGGAACTGCTGCTCAGTCCGGCGGTCCGCGAACGGGCCGCCACGCTGGCGCAGCGACACCCCGAACTCGCCGAGATCCTGGACAAGCTGGCCGGCGGCGTACCGGTCGAGGGGATGGAATCCCTCGCCCCGGCGCTGATCGGCGTCGACTCGATGGAGCTGCTGCTGGACTGCATGCCGGCCGGCACCCACGTGTTGCTCTGCGACCCGGAGCGCATCCGCACCCGGGCGCACGACCTGGTGCGTACCTCCGACGAGTTTCTCCAGGCGAGCTGGGCCGCCGCCGCCGTCGGTGGCCAGGCCCCGATCGACCTCGGCGCCGCCGCGTTCCGCACCCTCGCCGACGTACGCGCGTCCGCCGCGACGCTGCGCCAGCCCTGGTGGACGCTGTCCCCGTTCGGGCTGGCGGAGCAGGCGACCGCACCGGCGCGGCAGCCGTGGGAGGACGAGCCGGAGGCGGTCGACGTCACCCCCGACGACGCGATCGCGGTGGCCCTGGCCGCCCAGCCCGCACCGCTCTACCACGGCGAGACCGCCCGGGTGGTCGACGACCTGGTGCGGTGGGCGGGCGAGGGCTGGTCGATCGCGCTGGTCTTCGAGGGGCACGGTCCCGCCCAGCGGGCAGTGGAGGTGCTGCGCGACGGTGGCCTGGGTGCCCGGCTGACCGAGGAGGTGCCGGCCGCACCCGCCCCGGGCGAACTGCTGGTCACCTGCGGCAGCCTGACCGGCGGTTTCGTCGATGAGGCGGCCCGGTTCGTGCTGCTCACCGGCAGCGACGTTACCGGCGGCCGGGGCGCGTCGACCCGCGACATGCGCCGGATGCCGAGCCGGCGGCGCAACACCATCGACCCGCTGGAGCTGCGGGCCGGTGACCACGTGGTGCACGAGCAGCACGGCATCGGCCGGTACGTCGAGCTGGTGCAGCGCACCGTCAACGGCGCGTCCCGGGAATACCTGGTCATCGAGTACGCGGCGAGCAAGCGCGGGCAGCCCGGCGACCGGCTCTTCGTCCCCACCGACCAGCTCGACCAGCTGAGCCGCTACGTCGGCGGTGAGCAGCCCGTCCTGCACAAGATGGGTGGCTCGGACTGGCAGAAGTCCAAGGCCCGGGCCCGCAAGGCGGTCCGTGAGATCGCCGCCCAGCTGATCCAGCTCTACGCGGCCCGGAAGGCGTCCAAGGGGCACACCTTCGGCCCGGACACGCCCTGGCAGCGGGAGCTGGAGGACGCCTTCCCCTGGCAGGAGACGCCCGACCAGCTGGCCGCCATCGACGAGGTCAAGCGGGACATGGAGCAGAGCGTCCCGATGGACCGGCTGATCTGTGGCGACGTCGGCTACGGCAAGACCGAGATCGCGGTGCGGGCGGCGTTCAAGGCGGTGCAGGACGGCAGGCAGGTCGCCGTGCTGGTGCCGACGACGCTGCTGGTGCAGCAGCACTACAACACCTTCGCCGAGCGGATGAGCCAGTTCCCGGTCGCCATCCGGCAGCTGTCCCGGTTCCAGACGCCGAAGGAGGCCGAGCAGACCCTGGCGATGGCCGCCGACGGCACCGCCGACATCGTCATCGGCACCCACCGGCTGCTTCAGGCGGCCACCCGGTTCAAGTCGTTGGGCCTGGTCATCGTGGACGAGGAGCAGCGCTTCGGCGTCGAGCACAAGGAGCACCTGAAGGCGATGCGGGCCGCGGTCGACGTGCTGAGCATGTCGGCCACCCCGATCCCGCGCACCCTGGAGATGGCGATCACCGGGATCCGGGAGATGTCCACAATCGCCACCCCTCCGGAGGAACGGCATCCGGTGCTCACCGCGGTCGGTGCGCAGGACGACCGGCAGGTGGCCGCCGCCATCCACCGCGAGCTGCTCCGCGACGGCCAGGTCTTCTACCTGCACAACCGGGTCGAGTCGATCGAACGGACGGCGCGCCGGCTGCGGGAGCTGGTGCCCGAGGCCCGGGTGGCGGTGGCGCACGGCCAGATGGGCGAGGACGCCCTGGAGAAGGTCATGGTCGGCTTCTGGGAGAAGGAGTACGACGTCCTGGTCTGCACCACGATCGTGGAATCGGGCATCGACATCCCGAACGCCAACACGCTGATCGTGGAGCGGGCGGACCTGCTCGGCCTGGCCCAGCTGCACCAGATCCGCGGTCGGGTGGGCCGGGGCCGGGAGCGGGCGTACGCCTACTTCCTCTACCCGCCGGACAAGCCGCTCACCGAGCACGCCCACGAGCGACTGGCCACCATCGCCCAGCACACCGAGTTGGGCGCCGGCATGTACGTCGCGATGAAGGACCTGGAGATCAGGGGCGCCGGCAACCTGCTCGGCGGTGAGCAGTCCGGGCACATCGAGGGCGTCGGGTTCGACCTGTACGTGCGGATGGTCGGCGAGGCGGTGCAGTCGTTCAAGGGCGAGCGGCCGGAGGAGGAGAGCGATGTCAAGATCGATCTCCCGGTGGACGCGCACCTGCCACACGACTATGTGAGTGTGGAGCGGCTGCGCCTGGAGATGTACCGCAAGCTGGCCGAGGCGCGCGACGACGAGCGGCTGCGCGAGGTGGCCGCCGAGATGACCGACCGGTACGGCGAGCCACCCGCCCCGGTGCAGAACCTGCTCGCGGTGGCCCGGTTCCGGCTGCTGGCCCGGCGCTACGGCCTCACCGACGTCAGCATGCAGGGCAGGCACCTCCGGTTCGGTCCGCTGCCGCTGCCCGACTCCAAGCAGCTGCGGCTCAAGCGCTACCACCCGGACTCGGTCTACAAGGTGGCCCTCGACCAGGTCAGCGTGCCCCGCCCGACCACCCGCCGGTTGGGCGGCGAGCCCCTGCGCGACCAGGCCCTGCTCGAATGGTGCGCCCAGCTCCTCTCCGACGTCCTGGGCGCACCCGCCGGTGTCACCACTGCGTGA
- a CDS encoding cyclase family protein, whose product MTGEFRAQFDAEVAFANGGGLRTEGFRLDIPGDGIDDAGLAALFVRHLGLLMVAEVRITNKMIVQEAHKGGRAVTASDSPAAGAGRRLVELSHVITDGTITLPGWPAPRITEWLTREASREHYAAGTEFQVARIDMIANTGTYLDTPAHRYAGGADLAGTALDRLADLPGLVVRLPSGTRAVDPLLLAPYDVAGKAVLLHTGWDAHFGTDRYGTPAAPYLTGDGARSLVQAGAALVGIDSINIDDMSPAAAGERPAHSALLAAHIPIVEHLTGLAALPPDGFRFTAAPPRVAGMGTFPVRAFAVLDHPASGTVGLVTGTMVGGQRPGGPSRLSPPA is encoded by the coding sequence ATGACCGGGGAATTTCGTGCGCAGTTCGACGCGGAGGTCGCTTTCGCCAACGGTGGCGGCCTGAGGACCGAGGGATTCCGGCTGGACATCCCCGGCGATGGGATCGACGACGCCGGCCTGGCGGCACTGTTCGTGCGGCATCTCGGTCTGCTGATGGTGGCCGAGGTACGGATCACGAACAAGATGATCGTCCAGGAGGCCCACAAGGGCGGGCGTGCCGTCACGGCCTCCGACAGCCCGGCCGCGGGCGCCGGTCGACGCCTTGTCGAGTTGAGTCATGTGATCACCGACGGGACGATCACGTTGCCCGGCTGGCCGGCGCCCCGGATCACCGAGTGGCTGACCCGCGAGGCGTCCCGGGAGCACTACGCCGCGGGCACCGAATTCCAGGTGGCGCGGATCGACATGATCGCCAACACCGGCACCTACCTGGACACCCCCGCCCACCGGTACGCCGGCGGCGCCGACCTCGCCGGCACCGCGCTGGACCGCCTGGCCGACCTGCCCGGCCTGGTCGTACGGCTGCCTTCCGGCACCCGCGCGGTGGACCCCCTGCTGCTGGCGCCGTACGACGTCGCCGGGAAGGCCGTGCTGCTGCACACCGGCTGGGACGCGCACTTCGGCACCGACCGGTACGGCACGCCGGCGGCGCCCTACCTGACCGGTGACGGTGCGCGGTCCCTGGTGCAGGCGGGTGCCGCCCTGGTCGGCATCGACTCGATCAACATCGACGACATGTCTCCGGCAGCGGCCGGCGAGCGCCCCGCGCACAGCGCCCTGCTGGCCGCGCACATCCCGATCGTGGAACACCTGACCGGGTTGGCCGCGTTGCCGCCGGACGGCTTCCGGTTCACCGCCGCGCCACCGCGGGTGGCCGGCATGGGCACCTTCCCGGTCCGCGCCTTCGCCGTCCTCGACCACCCGGCGTCCGGGACGGTGGGATTGGTCACCGGGACCATGGTGGGCGGCCAGCGGCCCGGCGGCCCGTCCCGGCTCTCACCGCCCGCCTGA